The Pecten maximus chromosome 17, xPecMax1.1, whole genome shotgun sequence DNA segment TTTGTATAATTACCCGTCACGGTAGGAATACATGGTTTGTATAAATACCTGTCACGGTAGGAGTACATGGTTTGTATAATTACCCGTCACGGTAGGAATACATGGTTTGTATAATTACCTGCCACGGTAGGAATACATGGTTTGTAAAATTACCCGCTACGGTAGGAGAACATGATTTGTATAATTACCTGTCACGGTAGGAATACATGGTTTGTATAATTACCTGTCACGGTAGAAATACATGGTTTGTATAATTACCTGCCACGATAGGAGTACATGGTTTGTATAAATACCTGCCACGGTAGGAATACATGGTTTGTATAATTACCTGCCACTGTAGGAATACATGGTTTGTATAATTACCTGCCACGGTAGGAATACATGGTTTGTATAATTACCCATCACGGTAGGAGTACATGGTTTGTATAATTACCTGCCACGGCAGGAGTACATGGTTTGTATAATTACCTGTCACGGTAGGAGTACATGGTTTGTATAATTACCTGTCACGGTAGGAGTACATGGTTTGTATAATTACCTGTCACGGTAGGAATACATGGTTTGTATAATTACCTGCCACGGCAGGAGTACATGGTTTGTATAATTACCTGTCACGGTAGGAGTACATGGTTTGTATAATTACCTGTCACGGTAGGAATACATGGTTTGTATAATTACCCGCCATGGTAGGAATACATGGTTTGTATAAATACCTGTCACGGTAGGAATACATGGTTTGTATAATTACCTGCCATGGTAGCTAGGAGTACATGGTTTGTATAATAACCTGTCACGGTAGGAATACATGGTTTGTATAAATACCTGTCACGGTAGGAGTACATGGTTTGTATAATTACCCGTCACGGTAGGAATACATGGTTTGTATAATTACTGGCCACGGTAGGAATACATGGTTTGTATAATTACCTGTCACGGTAGGAATACATGGTTTGTATAATTACCTGCCACGGTAGGAGTACATGGTTTGTATAATTACCTTCCACGGTAGGAGTACATGGGTTTGATGAGGAAAATTCCTGACTCTTGTTCTATAGAGTCAAGTGTCTCCATCAGTAGATTTGCGAGGCGTAGTCTCTCCGAACCCATCTGGTCCATTTTGTCGGCCCAAGTCTTCGCCCGCTGTGGATGTACAGAAGTAAGGTAAGTGATACCAGTCAATCAACccaaaaatttataaataatttcattttcatacaaAAGTTGACAAAACAGTCAGTAGAAAATTTTCTAGGGTGATTAACTCGAAACtaacatattacatttacaACTGAATAGGCAGTAAGATTATTCAAATCGTAGCTTTTTATGAGATTTTCAACGCATTTCAAATTTGACATAGATCTGTATAATATAGAGACTGTGTATTATTTGTAAAATCTTCAATGACTCCATTTTAATATTCTACCTCATTCTGAAGAGCCTCCATCTTGTCGAGAATCTCAAACACGTTTTCGTTAAGGCTTTTGCTCTTCTTGACATTTTCTGAAAAGACAAACGAAATGTAAAAACAATCTCATTGAAACAAGAAAATAGTAAAGATACTATCACGTCAAACAAATTGGGAAGATTTTGAAttaatgacaaaaaaataacacGATTTTGATTCCTCTtcagtaaatataaataattcatatagTAAAATACAACTCCTCACCTTCAATTTCCTTCATGCGACTATGGTGGACGTATTTACGAACAAGGTGGGCAAATCTCTGAGCTGGTAGCCCAACATAGTCCTCCATCTTGTCTAATGCATCCTGggaattataaattataattcaatttaaaattaaaataaatttaaaatttaataaaataaaataaaataaattcaaattaaaataaattaaatttggGAATTGTAAAatcatatacataatatttaaattgaaccTGGATTAACGGataaagattttaacatgtGTATGAATAGATATTTCCCAAAATTATTGTACCTGAAGTGATTTTCATCACAACTGTACAAAACAGACTCTTACTTATCTataaagaaaaacagaaaatgCAGAATTATTATCAACAGGTAAACGACCCACATAACAAGTATTTTTCGTGcaacaagttatctcccttttacctTGTATTTATCTGCATTCATTTTCTGGTCGTTTACTGCTCTTTTCATTATTTTGGAATTTCTCTCCGAGTCCAGCCTGGTAAACATTATAGCTGAATCTGTCGTTCCctgataataatgaaatatatttcatggtGATATTCATTTAAGTCcaggaaaataataataataataaaaaataactcAGCTTTGCCCTATAGGCATGAACAGATATGGTgttctcccatacttcacagagaattttttttttgtagtgaAAATACATATCTGTCTTTAATCTGGTAGGGAAAGACAGCTAATGTCAACACATCAGGGCTCAAAGAGGAcatttttaccaggtggcctatttggctaccaagtcataaaatctaggagccaattggaaaagttatTCATTAGCCAAGTTGTCTTAActttcaaaaaaatcttttaattctctaatacagtataacatctctgtaACATTTTCGATTGTAAAAGTCAATTTAGCATTTACtgcaacctttgaaagattaaccaaatcacatatttacacaattttttagtggccatgcaggcgccttataggtcaataactggtcaccaatggtgaatttaaggcgccatggccactaaaataggtaACACTTTGAGCCCTGCGCATGCTACGATGTCATAATGACGAATTGTTGACATGAcgtcattgttttatttccctGACGTCATAGAAATTGTTGTGAACTGGCAATGTCCTGTGTCAGTTGTGATTTAAATCTTtataaaaagtaaacaaacttgtTTACTTACGTGGGGTGATGTGGTATCAGACTGAGGTCGGAGCCGACTGGACGACCTTCCAAGGTTAGACAACTCTCGCTGTAACTCATTAATGGTGTCCTGCATCTCCATCATGACAACGGTGTTATGtctgtaaccatggaaacaaatatgTTAATGACTAATAACATTCGTTTTTGTGACTCAGATTATGAACTATATCGCATGGTTTGTACAGATTTTCCATACCAAAATTTTTCCAGCACTTTTTCCGAATTTTCCAGGTGTTTTTGTCCAAACTTATAGAACTTATAAAGATTTGTCTTTTAACATGatgaaaattttttaaaatgtgtccTTTAAGTAAAAGTCTTCAAAAGACTTTGCTTGTAATAAATAATCATTGCAGTCCAGATATtatcaaaaatcaaattaaatcgTGCTGAAAATCAAAACctttttaccatttttttttggATAAATTACTCATTTTTAAGTAATCTGAAAAATACAGCAGGTATGaattccagtacttttcaagcaTTGACTCCAAATTTCAGCACTTTTCATCATCTGTAGGAACCCGTTTATTGCCATTATAAACACAAAGTTAAGGAATTTTAATTTAAGAGTGACAGGTAAATGACATCGTAAACCTGACGACAACATTGACCTACCTAATTTGTTCCTCGTGTTTCCTGGTATCACTCGTCAGCTGGTGCTGTCTGTAACATAAACACAATGACTATCAACAACATAACACTTTAAGTTGTCTCTTCAGCTGtttatacttctgactgtataaatagaggttacacaacgagtgattgttggatatggaatttatttcacacgagtaagttattttttaaaagttacaaaagacacgagctttagcgagtgttttttgcaacttttaaaaaataacttacgagtgtcaaataaattccatatccaacaatttcgagtcctgtgacctgtttctaccacaataatatcggcttgaatcaaagggaaacgtggccaaggttaatttcgcgtatgcaaataaagtgtaccggtgacgtccgggacccggtgatgtgacgtcattagattattgatgatgtcaataacaattgcagcttgggtcaaagttcaccgtgttagccaatcaaaatgcgtacagagtttataccacatgtggtataaacagattgttaattaacagctgtaatgattaactgatggtctgagagttgaataacacagggtattgtggtagaaatatatatacattcttttCTTAATGATCCAGAAAAATCCAGttccaaaaacaaaattttaataggGCAATGATAAAGTCAGgcgtcagtaaagtcaggtgtcagtaaagtcaggtgtcagtaaagtcagttgTCAGTAAAGAGagatgtcagtaaagtcaggtgtcagtaaagtcagttgtcagttaagtcaggtgtcagtaaagtcaggtgtcagtaaagtgagatgtcagtaaagtcaggtgtcagtaaagtcaggtgtcaatAAAGCCAGGTGTCAGTGAAGTCAGGCGTCAGTAAAGTCAGTTGTCAGttaagtcaggtgtcagtaaagtcaggtgtcagtaaagtgagatgtcagtaaagtcaggtgtcagtaaagtcaggtgtcaatAAAGCCAGGTGTCAGTGAAGTCAGGCATCAGTAAAGTCAgttgtcagtaaagtcagttgtcagtaaagtcaggtgtcaatAAAGCCAGGTGTCAGTGAAGTCAGGCATCAGTAAAGTCAGTTGTCAGttaagtcaggtgtcagtaaagtcaggtgtcagtaaagtcaggtgtcagtgaagagaggtgtcagtaaagtcagttgTCAGtgaagtcaggtgtcagtaaagtcaggtgtcagtaaagtcagttgTCAGTAAAGTGagatgtcagtaaagtcaggtgtcagtaaagttaTGCGTCAGTAAATTCAGGCGTCAGTAAAGTCAGGCGTCAGTAAATTCAGGCGTCAGTAAATTCAGGCATCAGTAAACTTAGGTTTAATGACAGATGTCAGTAAAATTCAGGCGTCATTCATATATTAGTCAGATGACAGTTAAATAAGGTCAGGGTGAATCTGGGTCCAGTGTAAGGGATAAGAGGTCCCTGGGATACGTACAGCCGGTCATACTGTTCCTGAAGCTCCCGGAGTGCAATACGGTCCGATACATCGCTCTTTGCGGAGAATTGTGAGTGATGACTGGCGCGAGTGACAGTGGGTCCCCGACCAGACTCAGCAGACTTGGGGCCGACGACAGCTTGTGTGGTATCCCTGGACATGATCATACCGCCTCCAGTAAGGGAGGATACCATTGGCTCCTGAAATAAGTTACAGTCATTACCATTGGATGTTTACCTCTGAGGGCTTAGTGATAAGATTATGGATAAGCCTCTGGGGTAAGGGGCAAGtttctgtttttatatttttgtttgtttggcatttttcacaaatttatatattcagATTTAAAAGGACAAGGCTCGATAGAAGGACTGAAGGGTCAAAGGTCGAATGTGTGTGACTTACGCGGTCAGCCTGGAGAATACTGGACAGTACACTAAGGATTTCCTCGAACACTGGAACAGTCAACAAGAACACATGTAAAGATCTGCCAGTATGGTAAGTTTTAAGTACACACCAAAATGAGCTAAAATTTCTATCAAAAATCACACATTACAATCAGAGGAAATTCATGGTAAAGTTTGAATACtaatcattatttttattctgGTATAGCTTCTCAAATTTTACACAgaaatttataattaatgattcctaatacaaatgtgtatttacAACCACTGATTCATTATACACATGTGGTCATTATACAAAGTGGTTCCTTCTACAGAGGTGGTCCTCATTGAAGTGATTCCTGATACATAGTGATTCTTAATACACTGGTGGTCCTAATACTTAGCTAGTCTTTATCACAGGTCTTAGCtagtctttatacacaggtgtCTTTTAGGAGGTCCTTATACACAGTGATTCTTTATACACAGTGATTCGTTATACACAGGTAACTTACCGTGATAAACGTTGTGTGTCATTCCCTCTATCTGGGGCTCCACCTTGCCTGTACTGTTGAATGTCTTGGTGTCGATATCCTCCAGAATCCCACTAGGCTGCAGCATATCTGTGATTATAAATTAAACCATTCTGTCTGATCTGACACCGTTAACAAACTGACATGCTggtcagattaacctgtctaatctgacacatTCAATGACACAAATAATGGTCAGCTAAACATGTTTAATCTGACAGCTTCAATGATACAGCATACTGGTAATATTAACCTGTGTAATCCGACACCTTCAATGacacaacatattggtcagattaacctgtctTATCCGACATTTTCAATGacacaacatattggtcagacCAACTGTTTAATCTGACACCTTCAATGATGCAACATACTGGTCAGATCAACCTGTTTAATTTGACACCTTCAATGATACAACATGCTGGTCAGATCAACCTGCTTAATCTGTCATTTTCAATGACAAAAAATACTGGTCATGTTTAAACCTGTCTGATCCGACACCTTCAATGACACAACATACTGGTCATACTTACCTGTCTTATCCAACACCTTCACTGACACAATGTACTggtcagattaacctgtctaatcagACATCTTCAAATACACAACATACTGGTCggataaacctgtctaatatgacTCCATATCAAACTTTCAAAGATGCCAATTAATCTCAAGTAAAATTTCTCACTATAGCCCAATCATTGAGTAATGATGATTATGTTTCTTATATTTATAGGAAATTGACCAATAAAAACCTACCTCTATCGACCATAAGTTTGCTGAGAGCATTCCTGAATTGGACCACGCCCTCGTACAGGCGCAGGTACTCGGAGACGACTGGATGGTCCGCACCGACTTGTGATAATCTGTAAAAGATTAAACAGAAATATTAAAGTCCCAGGGTATCAAATGTCAATGAAGGTCATATGTCAccataattaattatatacatagtGACCTTTCTGAACTTAAGATTTGACCTTTACTGACCttaatgtattatttcaatCAATCAACTTTTCAGATTGTCTGAAGAAGTTTTTGAATGTTTCAAAACCTATAATATTATACAGATGATGCTCTGTGAAACAAAAGAGTGGTACAAAATTACGATTTTTGCTGTTTCATCAACAATTAAATTGATCTTCAGTAGGGTGCAAGGCTGAAGAAGTATGCAGAATTCAAATAATAACAATGTGGACTGAAAAGAATTACACTTTAACTGGGAGAGTTATTGAACtgatatattttctttactTACTGAACTTAAGATCTTTAAACAAGCATTCTAAGAGTATTTCTAATGGGGAGGAAAATTATAGTCCCCCCGGTTTCACTGGTAGGAGACTAATAACATACTTCATCTgctatgaccttgacttactttGATGAACTTTGACCTCTCTGCCCTGGGGGTGGGGATGTTCCCATCTCCATCGTCTGCTCTCTCTTCATAtctaaaacataaaaacattttgtagGTAACAACAGACATCTGATGTATATAGCGACTCAAATATCcaattataatttatatcttTGAACTTTAATTGAAATTAACATCTTACCGTCAATTTCATTGTATGgtatgtcatcatcatcatcctcgtCTATCAGTTGATCGTCCTCTAAGGATCGCTGTGAAGGGATCGATATTGCGGGTGACTTGGTTCGGCGGTCCTCAACAGCTGCACGAACCTCGCCCAACTTGTTACGATACTCCTTCCTCAAGGAAGCTCGACTCAGGGCAGAGCACGCGCGGATCTCTTCCTCTGTTTTAGGCACAATCTGAGTCTGGGTCTgtcaaatgtttgaaatatagaGCATCTAATAACCATAACTTTTGAATAGATCTTCATGGTAAGTCAAATGTTTGACATTTATTCGACCAATCAAAAATTTGGAATAACTCTGGGTCATCAGaatgtttgaaaattaatttataaGACTTAACTAACTTTTTAATTGAAGATGCATTTccataaatatcaattaactcTTTTGAGCATTCCattaattttaatcaaattgaagataaactaaaacataaatacttcagaaatgtaaaattataacAGTCTCTAGCTAGTCTATAATAGACTCATGATCAGAAGCCTGAAATAAAATGTGCTCCAGTGACATCATCGATGTCTGTGCTCCTGTGAcatcatcaatgtctgtgttatatttatcatTGGTTTCCTCCGACAATATAATCATGATCTTTTATTCTCACAAGGAATATTTGTGTCATATTTGTTCCAGGTGTAAAGATAATATTAAATTTtctaattgtttttttttgtaaaactcTGAAATACAagtataatttacaaaataccaTGCACTTGGTTAAAATTATATTGTTCAATATTTAATCTTTAGATCACTTAACCTGATCATTAAACTGTTattaacataattttattttcataattaatgGATCAGTTTCGTCCATTAACAAACCAGAACTTTTCTATATAACATTTCTCTCCTTCTGAATTTTACATATAATGCAGTGATTCAATTAAAGTTGTATTGACTATAGAAGTTTCAGGACAATATTTTTAACATCCTTATCTACACAATATATTTCTTTTGCACAGTTTTTTATTCTTAAACCAAACATCTTATTCTCTCCTGATAATTAAGCAAAGAACTGCTTTTATCAATAGTGCTTACAACAGAAATTACCAATTTTATTCCATACCAAGTTttgtaaccatgacaacaagATAAACTGGTGTCTAGTTCAGTGAACATTAAGTGTGTAGTTAAAGGTTGGTAAGATTTCCACCAGGAGTTCTGGTAATTGTTTGTAGTATCagatacaggtatgatatgaaGATTTATACAGGTATGAAGAATTACAGGTATGAAGATTTTTACAGGTATGAAGAATTACAGGTATGaagatttgtacaggtatgaAGATTTATACAGGTATGAAGAATTACAGGTATGACAGCTGGTATGAAGATTTTTACAGGTATGAAGATTTATACAGATATGAAGATTTATACAGGTATGAAGATTTTTACAGGTATGAAGATTTATACAGGTATGAAGATTTATACAGGTATGAAGGTTTATACAGGTATGAAGATTTATACAGGTATGAAGGTTTATACAGGTATGAAGATTTATACAGGTATGAAGATTTATACAGGTATGAAGATTTATACAGGTATGAAGATTTATACAGGTATGACAGCTGGTATGAAGATTTTTTACaggtatgaaacaaattaagcacaataattcaatatacaCTACGGATTATAACTATGACAACCCTTTTTGGGATTTTTCTTATAATCCACTCCCTATCCCCTCAAAAAGGAGAGAAAAATCACCCTATTTTGGCAAATATTAATTGTATATCTTATACATCTTCCATTTCATTCAGTCTTCATATCTatcaaataatgaattattcatCATTTATATGCAAATTTTTCCTCATACATATTCATTATGAATATTTATTCATCAGAAAAGGAGctgaaaaatattttacatcaatattagACAAAGTTTACCAAAACAGTGATTATCATCAAATGTGGAAGATTTGATTTCTGGAATAAAGAGAAAATCTGGAATAAATACTGGTGAGGAGTCAAAGAATTATCTAAAGTTAAAATTACTCAAGTATACaccaaaacataaaaaatctcAATAATTCAGCATCAAATAGTTCATATGTTATTCAGGATTTAAGGATATAAAAAACATGTGGTGCGTCATTTTCAACAAATTGTAATATCAATATCCttgttacaaattaaatttcatttcgatgacataaatattgaaaatattaaaattaaacattaaaatacaacaCTGTTCAATCAGTTATACTAAGGCCAAAATAATCCATAAAATAGTTTAGATTTTTTTAGGGAGAATTTAAGAACAGAAAAGAAATAAGATATGAGAGATCTATACTAAATATTATCAATGTTCTGGCCTGGTTAATATGTTGTAGATTCTTCCGGTATATAAACAAGTTTGTGTGATTGTGCTCCATTCCAGTCACTGAGGACGCAGAAAGGATGaaaaatacatcataatatataaattggtgGAAGTTTGTGCATTTTCCTGTAGTTGATAAAAATGTCAGAAAGAATtacacaaagggagataatccagaCAAACAACCcactatcagtagaatttcaaaaataatcGCACTTATCAAcacaaattttgtttaatacaattttacttCATATTTCATGAATTTAATTATTACTGATCAACCTATAGATTATTCTGTACAccaattatctccctttgttagAGAATATTCGTTTTTTATGATTTCTGGTCACCTCTGGAGTAGTGACAAAATTTCCCATGGTGCCTTGCATCCCTGTATGAATGGTTAGTATACTGTCCTCATCTATAGTTTCTCTGAACCTCTGTACTGGTCGAACGTTCTCAACTTGGTCAGTTTTAGAAAACGGCTTCTCAACCATTTTGTGATCTCTGGAGTCCGAATAAATAGCCTGATTTAACTTGCCTATATCTGCGTTTGTTTGGGAAGGAAAGGCATTTTCCATAACGACGTGAACTGGACCCTTTCCCACTGGAAATAGTCCAGGGGAAATAACATTTCGTCTTGTAAGGGATAAATCGGAATTAGATTTCTGtgaccttttgacctttgaTGGTTTTCTACTAGATGGTAAGACATTGTTGCTGGGTTCGGTGAAATTGTCCTGCATTAAAGGCAGACCTGTGACCTTCAACTTCTCACGGTCATACAATGAAGGGTCAAAATGTTGTGTCATGACCTCTGggattttgacctctgaccttatgACCTTTCTTTGATTTTTGAAATCAGAACCATACAATTGTAATTTTGATCCAATTCTGATTGTATCTAATCTAGAAGCTTCAGATTCAATGTTTTCGTTTTCATGACCAGAAAGGGTGTCTATATTCTGGACACTGCTTTCATCATCATTGACCTCTACTCCATCACCATGGTAACTGTCCCAATTGTCCTTGACATCAATGTCATCAGCATGTTCATCCTTAGGGTAAGTAATATCAACCTTTTTGATGAACTTGGAGTctatgacctctgaccttgacGTTGCAGATGACCCCTTACTCTCGACCTTTGCACTACAATCTGAGACAGACAAAGGAACCTTTAggtctgattggctgattttcTCAGCCTGTGATTGGTCAGAATCTACCTCATTCTGGTAAGTTGTACGGTCATTGGTGGGTTGTTCTGATTGGTTAGGACTCATTGATTTGACTAAATTATCTTGTTGGGCGTCATTGCTCTTTTGTGATTGGCTAGCATCATCAGAGCACAtttttgattggtcagttgaAATGTTGTCTTGTTCTTTAAATACAAAAGACATGTCTGTTAATTCTGAATTCTCACTCTGTTTCTCAATGGGAGAATTTTTCAAAACCTCTGGTGTTTGTAAATCCCCCTGCTTTTCTGGATCAAAAATCGTCTGAGTTTCTGAATTTTGTTCATTTTCCAAACTAGTTTCCCCAGAAATCATTTCAGATGGAAGTTTAGACTGTTCAAAATTTTCGGAAGATTCAGATATTTCTAAGTTTGATGGTTTGTTACAATCTTCAGCCACTGAAtttttttgagaattttcaaCTTGTTCAAAATTACATGAGCTGTCAccattttcaataatttcaaactTTTCGTCATTTTCAGACTTATCAGAAACATCAATAACTCCAGCCCTATcgaaactttcaatattttcagaCTGTTCAGAATGTTCGACAGTTTGAGGCTGATGAGAAACTATAGCAGGGTCAGAATCCGTGATGATGTCCTCAGCTGCCTCTTTGATCTGAAAACAACACCAATCACACACAACAGGTCAACCAATGTGAAAAGTCAAAATGACATATATGACTATAAAttgtttcaaatgaaaaaaacaaattgacatcTCCACATTTTAGGTAGCTTTTGTTGGTTTAAATGTACAGATTTAGTCTGAAGTATTGGAAGTGATTTATAGGATATCAGTGTCAGGAGGGCATTGTACTGGCCTTTTACTGAAATCAGTCTGATATTATCATATGATTGTCCAGTGTTAATCTGACCAAGTCTAATCCTGCTCATACTTGCCAGATGTTTTGGAATGTCCATTCAGTGAATTACTTTATGTTAAAGAGAACCAAAACTTCAAGCTATAAATTCAAACTTTTGAAAATCTAAATTACCTTAAAGAAAATCCATTACCTCTATCAAATATTTGACAAAAGTGATAATTTTTAGAGTAAAATTTTTCAGGAATTTTTCAGGAGTCTTCCCCACAAAATTGAGGGGACTGGATATTAATCATACCCAGTCAGTACTGGATATTACTAAGTTTACAGCTGTTTAAACTGTTCATACCCAGTCAGTATTTCGGGTAGGACTATACCGTTCTTAGAAATGATGGGtatattaaaacagttttaaagCTCCCAAACATTTATGATAAGCAGGACGCATTTCAACCTTCGACTTTTCAAAATAGTGATCCAGTTGTTTAGTTGTATTTACATTATCGTACAAATTAATGTGCTGAATcaatttataatataaatgttaataaAGTTTGAACTCATTAATGATAATATGGACTTGTTAGTAtcttaatatatgtatatataaactcttCTTATTTTAACCAGTCTGTCCTGACTTGCCAAACATTAATTACTTACAGCATGAAATTTACTTAATTGGGCCGCAATAAATCTTAATAAATTAGGTATAAGTAAgttatacataattatagattaaatttatgaataaagtttaaaattgttagaaatatgaaatattaggAATGATATTTGAAGATATCATGTTAGATATATCAGGTGCTTAGTGTGTGAGAtatataattgatgtttttctCCTTGAGGTACACCGCTGTAACCGGGGGCCGCTGTAACCTCTGTAACCCGCTGTAACCCTTAATAAGAATGGAGAAGAGCTAATTACCTGTTAATTATAATCAATACCTTAGAGAGTGTCCATAGATACAtccaaacaagagatcccagagggatcttggcgcccaccattgaatgatctttataggttgtatgtcagattgatcttctctctatttttcccttccttttactaatctgtgcaaattgagatatccctccagtacttttcaaacaagggaatcctagctatataagaaatttgagatttaacgataatggctgtttgtttgccaggttgttttcaggacagactggtccaaaaatgcaatacaagggaccaaggggaacctacatatgaaatttgagaaagatcccttcagtactttgagaaatagagataacaaacttaaattgtcaaaatccaagatggcggtctgtctgccatattgttttccaattgatctcaaaatgcaataagcataatgaggcaccaaggggaacctccatatgaaatttgagaaagatcccttcagtactttctcagaaatagcgataacaa contains these protein-coding regions:
- the LOC117315682 gene encoding uncharacterized protein LOC117315682 isoform X10, which encodes MAAVQIAQYMDLRFTIDSNPPTYDYINYEDDLREAELKVDDTEKLVADAADAADQARQELLALQLEGSTGESRPATEIESQPPDAEDDGISRDSSRQKKKLRFDRSKSRSRSRESRPSTKDTRSSKGAPAKVTVTRTTPAAKVVTKPVKPESKSPVKAVKETADASIQDEGGDPTSAHVETRQSKRARSTLETVKESDLSADFDDAFDLADENSWALVPMETVPGRFAQYRKMTVRKLSELEEQLGLTVAKTQRKVTTLKSQFQEHKSKWETERKVLIEQVEQAQKLQTEAEKEADVAMTQLEEFINEQERLEEEEEVKRQEVVKGVSKPVMVSIPTQHEDDESEVVTSSSPKTLTPVQPGAETGAPPPTFVQSEESEHELTNLMQQTDDAKAQEINARKSSGALSAPPAVEPEAEPRDKIKEAAEDIITDSDPAIVSHQPQTVEHSEQSENIESFDRAGVIDVSDKSENDEKFEIIENGDSSCNFEQVENSQKNSVAEDCNKPSNLEISESSENFEQSKLPSEMISGETSLENEQNSETQTIFDPEKQGDLQTPEVLKNSPIEKQSENSELTDMSFVFKEQDNISTDQSKMCSDDASQSQKSNDAQQDNLVKSMSPNQSEQPTNDRTTYQNEVDSDQSQAEKISQSDLKVPLSVSDCSAKVESKGSSATSRSEVIDSKFIKKVDITYPKDEHADDIDVKDNWDSYHGDGVEVNDDESSVQNIDTLSGHENENIESEASRLDTIRIGSKLQLYGSDFKNQRKVIRSEVKIPEVMTQHFDPSLYDREKLKVTGLPLMQDNFTEPSNNVLPSSRKPSKVKRSQKSNSDLSLTRRNVISPGLFPVGKGPVHVVMENAFPSQTNADIGKLNQAIYSDSRDHKMVEKPFSKTDQVENVRPVQRFRETIDEDSILTIHTGMQGTMGNFVTTPETQTQIVPKTEEEIRACSALSRASLRKEYRNKLGEVRAAVEDRRTKSPAISIPSQRSLEDDQLIDEDDDDDIPYNEIDDMKREQTMEMGTSPPPGQRGQSSSKLSQVGADHPVVSEYLRLYEGVVQFRNALSKLMVDRDMLQPSGILEDIDTKTFNSTGKVEPQIEGMTHNVYHVFEEILSVLSSILQADREPMVSSLTGGGMIMSRDTTQAVVGPKSAESGRGPTVTRASHHSQFSAKSDVSDRIALRELQEQYDRLQHQLTSDTRKHEEQIRHNTVVMMEMQDTINELQRELSNLGRSSSRLRPQSDTTSPHGTTDSAIMFTRLDSERNSKIMKRAVNDQKMNADKYKDALDKMEDYVGLPAQRFAHLVRKYVHHSRMKEIEENVKKSKSLNENVFEILDKMEALQNERAKTWADKMDQMGSERLRLANLLMETLDSIEQESGIFLIKPMYSYRGRSKYLNAPLTIRDIKDARYGGKLTRPIRPQRNLSPHRENQSSFAPAPTPASNMRLIRGQPVPTTQSMTHETTVPKHEVPRSLEGDEGGISGASLNWVGTSQKQTWSMNSSVVRGDPENFLSSQNPNAMNTPRILELDINRMLIGQNTISSKITQPGMTEDRLVNASQNNLRSYITVNRPTAVPGNARPRSFASSATKEFVPPSSPVSQNTKRVRMSEGDMSRTDMSRNMTNTPPLPPIGSASSREIPGEPPRSPPGSSMRLSPPHVQEVISPLK